The Carassius auratus strain Wakin unplaced genomic scaffold, ASM336829v1 scaf_tig00216659, whole genome shotgun sequence genome includes a window with the following:
- the LOC113098784 gene encoding serine/threonine-protein kinase pim-2-like: MGNSSLRPQTAIDKESGHEPCVLLKYTSNTAENHQTHPHDEVPVGASAAEIDGGREAKKRKKSFWKWPALRLFRRGNAKYDLAQAEKNYREPGSCGRFTDASEVWPAAEEQLEQDVLDTGDIRRRYKIGEKLGQGRFGFVCQGSRCKDGLEVAVKFSVKGPNMPYIRVPGHPESLPMEIGLMLMANTGPNVPQVIKLLDWQDDTDHYIMVMERPSPCMDLSSFIKLHGGSLDEAMARQVMQQVIDAAIVCSKRGVFHRDIKLENLLLNRDTMEVKLIDFKCAALMNKFAYEFFCGTRAYCPPEVNVKGRYHAKPMTVWSLGVLLFKMVCGYYPTDLDLHLISEKNWTRPELSRECCQMICACLEPEPQQRLNLEKMRLHDWFKVLE, encoded by the exons ATGGGAAATTCAAGTTTACGACCACAAACAGCGATTGATAAGGAGTCTGGGCACGAGCCCTGTGTGTTACTCAAATACACCTCCAACACGGCGGAGAACCATCAGACTCATCCGCACGATGAGGTTCCTGTTGGGGCTTCTGCCGCTGAGATTGATGGAGGGAGAGAGGCGAAAAAGAGGAAGAAGAGTTTCTGGAAGTGGCCCGCTCTCCGCTTGTTTCGCCGAGGAAATGCAAAATACGACCTGGCCCAGGCTGAGAAGAACTACCGGGAACCGGGATCATGTGGGAGATTTACCGATG CATCTGAAGTCTGGCCTGCTGCTGAGGAACAGCTGGAGCAGGATGTGCTGGATACGG GTGACATTCGTAGGCGTTATAAAATCGGTGAGAAGCTGGGTCAAGGACGATTTGGCTTTGTGTGCCAGGGGAGTCGCTGCAAGGATGGACTTGAg GTGGCTGTGAAGTTTTCAGTGAAGGGACCGAATATGCCATATATCAGAGTG ccTGGTCATCCTGAAAGCCTCCCGATGGAAATTGGCCTGATGCTCATGGCCAATACTGGCCCCAACGTTCCTCAAGTCATTAAACTGCTGGACTGGCAGGACGACACAGACCATTACATCATGGTCATGGAGCGGCCTTCACCTTGCATGGACCTGTCTAGCTTCATCAAGCTCCACGGAGGAAGCCTCGATGAAGCAATGGCACGACAAGTCATGCAGCAGGTGATTGATGCTGCTATCGTTTGCAGCAAGCGCGGTGTCTTCCATCGGGACATCAAACTGGAGAACCTGCTGCTGAACCGGGACACCATGGAAGTTAAATTGATTGACTTCAAGTGTGCTGCGCTTATGAATAAGTTTGCCTACGAATTCTTTTGTG GCACAAGAGCATACTGTCCACCAGAGGTCAATGTGAAGGGCAGGTACCATGCAAAACCGATGACGGTGTGGTCATTGGGTGTCCTACTGTTTAAAATGGTGTGCGGATATTATCCCACAGACCTCGACCTGCACTTGATCAGTGAGAAAAACTGGACCAGACCTGAGCTGTCAAGAG AATGCTGCCAGATGATTTGCGCTTGTCTGGAGCCTGAGCCACAGCAGAGACTCAATCTGGAGAAGATGCGTCTCCATGACTGGTTTAAG GTCCTGGAGTAA